The following are encoded together in the bacterium genome:
- a CDS encoding OmcA/MtrC family decaheme c-type cytochrome, with protein sequence MGQRTWSSLVLGAGLVVAAASSWAATLVPGGGAARQDCLVQLAADGVGFPAGKTPKGVTCADGDSCDLDGQRNGVCLLSVALCLNQATRSCQPGQVTRVTLKTKKKSPIDVSGLQAAVDAVLPAAGPACAAAIALPVPLGGPNKRGIVPPTEVLVKAVAKAGGRTDRSKFKLTCVPTTVAGVTVTTTSTTVVAPTTTTTTTIGPIPPGPPGAGLTAAITAAAVAGAGTVTVTFRLGDGAGVPVTPVLGATTNPAQARVRFTIARLDVVNQTVEGFTTDFTRYRSYVVPSPGQPGYDAGGTLALVDAATGVYTYTFATTLPAGFPATATHTVGAQVERSYAGATLVANPLLDFVPSGAPVTVVRQVTTTAQCNGCHDPLALHGGARREVGLCQLCHTDQGFDPESGNSIELQQMVHRIHQGKDLPSIVGGPVGSVYEIIGFQNQPIVFAEKVLACTGGALAGVPCASDADCPDGTCTGATATGVGFPQDTRNCAVCHADGATHETYATRPSTSACTGCHDDVNPGETTTEAGPPGTNHVAGAQPDTLCRLCHTPSGTEFDISVTGAHTIPARSATLAGLAGELLSASGAAGGAVIVTFRLRNGAGTPLTTLTGLNRVALALSGPTTDFGGATPHVTTPTIFGGGASGTLTGPDGSGVFTYTTTVGNGVPAGATGSWRVGLEARRSVTVHGQSVNEAMQNVVLDFPIDGSPLVPRRTVVAQEKCGSCHGVFSVDFSIHGGLRNQTDYCVVCHNPNMTDFARRVTVSGADPRNQPIDLKHMLHKIHTGDDLTQIPYVIYGFGPAAIDFAEVRFPGNRADCEQCHVSGSYLLPLPAGVLPTVISEIAGSSENVVGVTPPIQDACLSCHDTGDAALHAQLNTTVDGREACGACHGEGAAFAVSVVHAAASP encoded by the coding sequence ATGGGGCAACGCACCTGGTCGTCGCTGGTGTTGGGCGCGGGGCTGGTCGTCGCCGCCGCGTCCTCGTGGGCCGCCACGCTCGTCCCGGGCGGCGGCGCCGCGCGGCAGGACTGTCTCGTCCAGCTCGCGGCGGACGGGGTCGGCTTCCCGGCCGGCAAGACGCCGAAGGGCGTCACCTGCGCCGACGGCGACTCGTGCGACCTCGACGGGCAGCGCAACGGCGTCTGCCTGCTGTCGGTGGCGCTCTGTCTCAACCAGGCGACGCGCTCCTGCCAACCCGGCCAGGTGACGCGCGTGACCCTCAAGACGAAGAAGAAGTCGCCGATCGACGTGTCGGGCCTCCAGGCCGCCGTCGACGCGGTGCTGCCGGCCGCCGGACCGGCGTGTGCGGCGGCGATCGCCCTGCCGGTGCCGCTCGGCGGTCCGAACAAGCGCGGCATCGTCCCGCCGACCGAGGTGCTCGTGAAGGCGGTCGCGAAGGCCGGCGGCCGCACCGATCGCAGCAAGTTCAAGCTGACCTGCGTGCCGACGACCGTCGCCGGCGTCACGGTCACGACCACCAGCACGACGGTCGTCGCGCCGACCACCACCACCACGACCACCATCGGCCCGATTCCGCCCGGCCCGCCGGGCGCCGGGCTCACGGCGGCCATCACCGCAGCCGCGGTCGCCGGCGCCGGCACCGTGACGGTCACCTTCCGACTCGGCGACGGCGCGGGCGTGCCGGTGACGCCCGTGCTCGGCGCCACCACGAACCCCGCCCAGGCGCGCGTGCGCTTCACGATCGCCCGCCTCGACGTCGTGAACCAGACGGTCGAGGGCTTCACCACCGACTTCACGCGCTACCGCAGCTACGTCGTGCCGTCGCCCGGCCAGCCGGGCTACGACGCCGGCGGCACGCTGGCGCTCGTCGACGCGGCGACGGGCGTCTACACCTACACCTTCGCGACGACGCTGCCCGCGGGCTTCCCGGCCACGGCGACGCACACCGTCGGCGCGCAGGTCGAGCGCAGCTATGCCGGCGCCACGCTGGTGGCGAACCCGCTCCTCGACTTCGTGCCGTCCGGCGCCCCGGTCACGGTGGTGCGCCAGGTGACGACGACCGCGCAGTGCAACGGCTGTCACGACCCGCTCGCGCTACACGGCGGGGCGCGCCGCGAGGTCGGGCTCTGCCAGCTCTGCCACACCGACCAGGGCTTCGACCCGGAGAGCGGCAACTCCATCGAGCTGCAGCAGATGGTCCACCGCATCCACCAGGGGAAGGACCTGCCCAGCATCGTCGGCGGCCCGGTCGGCAGCGTCTACGAGATCATCGGCTTCCAGAACCAGCCGATCGTGTTCGCCGAGAAGGTCCTGGCCTGCACCGGCGGCGCGCTCGCCGGCGTGCCGTGCGCGAGCGACGCGGATTGCCCGGACGGCACCTGTACGGGCGCGACCGCCACCGGCGTCGGCTTCCCGCAGGACACGCGCAACTGCGCCGTCTGCCACGCCGACGGCGCGACCCACGAGACCTACGCGACGCGCCCGTCGACCAGCGCCTGCACCGGCTGCCACGACGACGTGAACCCGGGCGAGACCACGACCGAGGCCGGGCCGCCCGGCACGAACCACGTCGCCGGCGCGCAGCCCGACACGCTCTGCCGCCTGTGCCACACGCCCAGCGGGACGGAGTTCGACATCTCGGTCACCGGCGCGCACACGATTCCGGCGCGCTCGGCGACGCTCGCCGGTCTCGCCGGCGAGCTGCTGTCGGCGAGCGGCGCCGCCGGCGGTGCGGTGATCGTGACGTTCCGGCTGCGCAACGGTGCGGGCACGCCGCTCACGACGCTCACCGGGCTGAATCGCGTCGCGCTGGCGCTCAGCGGACCGACCACCGACTTCGGCGGCGCGACGCCGCACGTGACCACGCCCACGATCTTCGGCGGCGGCGCCTCGGGCACGCTCACCGGGCCGGACGGCAGCGGCGTCTTCACCTACACGACGACGGTCGGCAACGGCGTTCCCGCGGGCGCGACCGGCAGCTGGCGCGTCGGCCTCGAGGCGCGGCGTTCGGTCACCGTGCACGGCCAGAGCGTCAACGAGGCGATGCAGAACGTCGTCCTCGACTTCCCGATCGACGGATCGCCGCTCGTACCCCGGCGCACGGTCGTCGCACAGGAGAAGTGCGGCTCGTGCCACGGCGTCTTCTCGGTCGACTTCAGCATCCACGGCGGGCTGCGCAACCAGACCGACTACTGCGTCGTGTGCCACAACCCGAACATGACCGACTTCGCGCGCCGCGTGACCGTCTCGGGCGCCGATCCCCGCAACCAGCCGATCGATCTGAAGCACATGCTCCACAAGATCCACACCGGCGACGATCTCACGCAGATCCCCTACGTGATCTACGGCTTCGGCCCCGCCGCGATCGACTTCGCCGAGGTCCGCTTCCCGGGCAATCGCGCCGACTGCGAGCAGTGCCACGTCTCGGGGTCGTACCTGCTGCCGCTGCCCGCCGGGGTGCTGCCGACGGTGATCTCGGAGATCGCCGGCAGCAGCGAGAACGTGGTCGGCGTGACGCCGCCCATCCAGGACGCGTGTCTGTCCTGCCACGACACCGGCGACGCGGCCCTGCACGCACAGCTGAACACGACGGTGGACGGCCGCGAGGCCTGCGGCGCCTGTCACGGCGAGGGTGCGGCGTTCGCCGTGTCGGTGGTGCACGCGGCGGCGTCGCCCTGA
- a CDS encoding SUMF1/EgtB/PvdO family nonheme iron enzyme codes for MTSTRRSASRSRTLAVLIAAGLACSGLVDAAADTMPARDEPPAADRQPLSVAMVTVGDAGNAADPPTGRGRVDYAYRIATLDVTIAEYVAFLNAVAKRDPHRLYNERMATDLLVAGIRRSGKPGRYIYDVIGPSGPAQSAAATPGNRPVTYVSWYDAARFANWMANGQPEGRQNKRTTEDGAYKLRGRRVKRGMAVARNAINPNTGEAPAYYVPSEDEWYKAAYYDPGLGDGAGGYTLYATQSDTAPGNVAGGGPNLANYTARGLFALTQVLSLDLNQSYLTDVGAFRRSVGPHGTFDQNGGVWEWTDMDGSRSPIRIIRGGGWTSFYTYLQSTYRLGNVAQTASSNAGFRLASSVPPSPSDGYALVEVGHPGNREDRTGFGRVDQTFWIGTYEVTIGQYVEFLNAVAAADPYGLYDQQMALVANSAGIQRSGASGAYVYAPIDNFGDSSARPITYVSWFDAARFANWMANGRPRGSQSGVTTEDGAYALDGATTGEAIPLRSINPNTGAAPTFSIPTEDQWYKAAYFSPRLRCGRGGYYLYATRSNEVPGNQIGDGTNDANYIDDYSGTFFYSVTQSRQIDPGQNYLFDVGSFTGTRSHYGLFDQAGAVYQWNDLDGATGPSRGIRGGFWFAGSISIQSLNFAQVAPDREENDTGIRLAGPAS; via the coding sequence ATGACCTCGACTCGTCGCTCCGCCAGCCGCTCCCGCACGCTCGCCGTACTCATCGCTGCCGGTCTGGCATGCAGCGGACTCGTGGATGCGGCCGCGGATACGATGCCCGCTCGGGATGAGCCGCCGGCCGCCGACCGGCAGCCACTCAGCGTCGCGATGGTGACGGTGGGCGATGCCGGCAATGCGGCGGACCCGCCCACGGGCCGGGGTCGCGTCGACTACGCCTACCGGATTGCCACGCTCGACGTCACGATCGCCGAGTACGTCGCCTTTCTGAACGCGGTCGCCAAGCGAGATCCCCACCGCCTCTACAACGAACGCATGGCCACCGACCTCCTGGTCGCCGGTATCCGCCGCTCCGGCAAGCCCGGCCGGTACATCTACGACGTCATCGGACCGAGCGGGCCGGCGCAGAGCGCGGCCGCCACCCCCGGCAATCGGCCGGTCACCTACGTCAGCTGGTACGATGCCGCCCGCTTCGCCAACTGGATGGCGAACGGCCAGCCCGAGGGACGGCAGAACAAGAGGACCACGGAAGACGGGGCCTACAAGCTCCGTGGCCGACGCGTGAAGCGAGGCATGGCGGTCGCGAGGAACGCCATCAACCCCAATACCGGCGAGGCGCCGGCGTACTACGTCCCGAGCGAAGACGAGTGGTACAAGGCCGCCTACTACGATCCCGGCCTCGGCGACGGCGCGGGCGGCTACACTTTGTACGCCACGCAGAGCGATACCGCTCCCGGGAACGTCGCGGGGGGCGGGCCGAACCTCGCCAACTACACCGCCCGGGGCCTGTTCGCGCTCACCCAGGTCCTCAGCCTCGACCTGAACCAGAGCTACCTGACGGACGTCGGCGCGTTCCGCCGCAGCGTCGGCCCCCATGGCACCTTCGATCAGAATGGCGGCGTGTGGGAATGGACCGACATGGACGGCAGTCGGAGTCCGATCCGCATCATTCGCGGCGGGGGCTGGACCTCGTTCTACACCTACCTGCAATCGACGTATCGCCTGGGCAACGTCGCCCAGACCGCGAGCTCGAACGCCGGGTTCCGGCTCGCCAGCTCGGTCCCTCCCTCGCCGTCCGACGGGTATGCGCTGGTCGAGGTCGGCCATCCCGGCAACCGGGAGGACCGCACCGGCTTCGGTCGCGTGGATCAGACCTTCTGGATCGGCACCTACGAGGTGACCATCGGCCAGTACGTCGAGTTCCTGAACGCGGTCGCCGCCGCCGATCCCTACGGTCTCTACGACCAGCAGATGGCGCTGGTGGCGAATAGCGCCGGCATCCAGCGAAGCGGCGCTTCCGGCGCCTACGTCTACGCCCCGATCGACAATTTCGGCGACAGCTCGGCGCGTCCCATCACCTACGTGTCCTGGTTCGATGCCGCGCGCTTCGCGAACTGGATGGCCAACGGGCGGCCGCGCGGGAGTCAGAGCGGCGTCACCACCGAGGACGGCGCCTATGCCCTCGACGGCGCCACCACCGGCGAGGCGATTCCGCTTCGCTCCATCAATCCGAATACGGGAGCCGCACCGACGTTCTCGATCCCCACGGAAGACCAGTGGTACAAGGCCGCCTACTTCAGCCCCCGCTTGAGGTGCGGTCGCGGCGGCTACTACCTCTACGCCACCCGCAGCAACGAGGTGCCCGGGAATCAGATCGGCGACGGCACCAACGACGCCAACTACATCGACGACTACTCGGGAACCTTCTTCTACTCGGTCACCCAGTCGCGGCAGATCGACCCGGGGCAGAACTACCTGTTCGATGTGGGCAGCTTCACGGGCACGCGGAGCCACTACGGGCTCTTCGATCAGGCTGGCGCCGTGTACCAGTGGAACGACCTGGACGGCGCCACCGGCCCCTCTCGCGGGATTCGGGGAGGCTTCTGGTTCGCCGGTTCCATCTCCATCCAGAGCCTCAACTTCGCCCAGGTGGCGCCCGACCGGGAAGAGAACGACACCGGCATTCGGCTGGCGGGACCGGCGAGCTAG
- a CDS encoding sulfatase-like hydrolase/transferase — protein sequence MSDAPRTYHDDDAFPGRVGLTLADSEPAWPVARRAPAGAPNVLVVVLDDVGFAQLGCYGSDIATPSFDALAAAGVRYRSFHTTAMCSPTRACLLTGRNHHTCAMGGIADMAMGFPGFNGRIPRSCGFVSEVLRQHGWATMAVGKWHLAPADETHAAASRERWPLGQGFERFYGFLGGETNQFFPDLVVDNTPIHFVPPDGYHLTEDLIDRTLGMVNDLRAADPTKPFFTYLALGAMHAPHQAPRAWIDRYRGAFDDGWDAWRARVHERQLAMGIIPPGTTLSPRPSWVQDWAALSAEERRAYARMMEVFAGFLSHTDHHVGRLLGGLEASGDLANTLVVLLSDNGASAEGGPHGTFNENFIFNGLPHDTARTMELLGELGGPATYGHYPWGWAFAGNTPFRRWKRETHEGGIGDPLIVRWPKIPDPGAVRHQYVHAVDVGATILDAAGVAMPETLHGVAQEPVAGRSLLPSLADANAPEHRTTQYYEQFACRALYHEGWKAVTFHAFFPYEPGDDPFRHPDEDRWELYHVAEDPSECRDLAAEHPEKLKALQDLWFREANRYGALPLQSMRALGQGRPPVVPPSDRLVLRPGAAALPEELAPSLKLRPHTIVARVELPPAGAEGVLLAQGGRFGGFALYLQDGRAHYTYNFAGVTETTVSSQPLAPGRHLVSVDVVPTRGLGMQATLLVDGAAAGTADMRKTAPFRFALHGEGLCCGYDDGTPVSERYAAPFRFTGLLHEVTIDVSGAPVVDREAEARRAWKVQ from the coding sequence ATGTCCGACGCTCCCCGCACCTATCACGACGACGACGCCTTCCCCGGCCGCGTGGGTCTGACGCTCGCCGACTCCGAGCCCGCGTGGCCGGTCGCGCGCCGCGCCCCCGCCGGCGCCCCGAACGTCCTCGTCGTGGTGCTCGACGACGTCGGTTTCGCGCAGCTCGGGTGCTACGGCTCGGACATCGCGACGCCGAGCTTCGACGCCCTCGCCGCCGCCGGCGTCCGCTATCGCAGCTTCCACACCACGGCGATGTGCTCGCCGACGCGCGCCTGCCTGCTCACCGGCCGCAACCACCACACCTGCGCGATGGGCGGCATCGCCGACATGGCGATGGGCTTTCCCGGCTTCAACGGCCGCATCCCGCGCTCGTGCGGCTTCGTCTCCGAGGTGCTGCGCCAGCACGGCTGGGCGACGATGGCGGTCGGCAAGTGGCACCTCGCCCCGGCCGACGAGACGCACGCCGCGGCGTCGCGCGAGCGCTGGCCGCTCGGCCAGGGCTTCGAGCGCTTCTACGGCTTCCTCGGCGGCGAGACGAACCAGTTCTTCCCCGACCTCGTGGTCGACAACACGCCGATCCACTTCGTCCCCCCCGACGGCTACCACCTCACCGAGGATCTGATCGATCGCACCCTCGGCATGGTGAACGACCTCCGCGCCGCCGACCCGACGAAGCCCTTCTTCACCTACCTCGCGCTCGGCGCGATGCACGCCCCGCACCAGGCGCCGCGCGCGTGGATCGACCGCTACCGCGGCGCCTTCGACGACGGCTGGGACGCGTGGCGCGCCCGCGTCCACGAACGCCAGCTCGCGATGGGGATCATCCCGCCCGGGACGACGCTGTCGCCACGGCCGTCGTGGGTGCAGGACTGGGCGGCGCTCTCCGCCGAGGAGCGGCGGGCGTACGCGCGCATGATGGAGGTGTTCGCGGGCTTCCTCTCGCACACCGACCATCACGTCGGCCGCCTGCTGGGCGGCCTCGAAGCCAGCGGCGACCTCGCCAACACCCTCGTCGTGCTGCTCTCCGACAACGGCGCCAGCGCCGAGGGCGGGCCGCACGGCACGTTCAACGAGAACTTCATCTTCAACGGCCTGCCGCACGACACCGCGCGCACCATGGAGCTGCTGGGCGAGCTCGGCGGACCTGCGACCTACGGTCACTACCCGTGGGGGTGGGCGTTCGCCGGCAACACGCCCTTCCGGCGCTGGAAGCGCGAGACGCACGAGGGCGGCATCGGCGATCCGCTCATCGTGCGCTGGCCGAAGATCCCCGACCCGGGCGCCGTGCGCCATCAGTACGTGCACGCAGTCGACGTCGGTGCGACGATCCTCGACGCCGCCGGCGTCGCCATGCCCGAGACGCTGCACGGCGTCGCGCAGGAGCCGGTGGCGGGCCGCAGCCTGCTGCCGTCGCTCGCCGACGCGAACGCGCCCGAGCACCGCACGACGCAGTACTATGAGCAGTTCGCCTGCCGCGCGCTCTACCACGAGGGTTGGAAGGCGGTGACGTTCCACGCCTTCTTCCCCTACGAGCCGGGCGACGATCCGTTCCGCCATCCCGACGAGGACCGCTGGGAGCTGTACCACGTCGCCGAGGACCCGTCCGAGTGCCGCGACCTCGCCGCGGAGCACCCGGAGAAGCTGAAGGCGCTCCAGGATCTCTGGTTCCGCGAGGCGAACCGCTACGGCGCCCTGCCCCTCCAGTCGATGCGCGCGCTCGGCCAGGGCCGCCCGCCCGTCGTGCCGCCGAGCGATCGCCTCGTGCTGCGGCCGGGCGCGGCGGCGCTGCCCGAGGAGCTGGCGCCGTCGCTGAAGCTGCGCCCGCACACGATCGTCGCGCGCGTCGAGCTGCCGCCCGCCGGCGCCGAGGGCGTGCTGCTCGCCCAGGGCGGCCGCTTCGGCGGCTTCGCGCTCTACCTGCAGGACGGACGCGCGCACTACACCTACAACTTCGCCGGCGTGACGGAGACGACGGTGTCGAGCCAGCCGCTCGCGCCGGGCCGACACCTGGTCAGCGTCGACGTCGTGCCGACGCGCGGTCTCGGCATGCAGGCGACGCTGCTCGTCGACGGCGCCGCCGCCGGCACCGCCGACATGAGGAAGACGGCCCCGTTCCGCTTCGCGCTCCACGGCGAAGGCCTGTGCTGCGGCTACGACGACGGTACGCCGGTGAGCGAGCGCTACGCGGCGCCGTTCCGCTTCACCGGCCTGCTGCACGAGGTGACGATCGACGTCTCGGGCGCGCCGGTCGTCGATCGCGAGGCCGAGGCCAGGCGGGCGTGGAAGGTGCAGTAG
- a CDS encoding sulfatase, which produces MLSLLLAAGPAVAAAERARPSVLLVVLDTVRADAVSAYGHVDGTTPVLDELARTGIRYQRAYAAGSWTVPSHAAMFTGLRPSVTGTLRAGTSFAGRHRTLATAVMLAGYDTAGFSENPWLSEELGFHEGFARFENLAAPQLWRDGGPPPRDLADRVGTWLSRRDPTRPFFVFVNIMDAHDPYPVSTDNPFLAPWVSLDDAQRAVEEHGGLRCATDGREDDIALLRRLYLHGVQLADQKLGRVLDVVRRQRPDDALRVIVLSDHGEHFGERRRIVHDVGLSEALIHVPLVIHGVPGPPAVIDQPVPTADVFGTVVAWTGAWASGPGRPLPTRPDAPGPASPVVAEYEDPLSDVLRLEPPATILHETLVREQRLLCRPEDRADGSRRAVIAFPYKLIAFEGQPPELYDLGADPTERHDLAATHPEVVRRLFGALPPFGTPGLPRTSTPPVDARRSEQLRALGYVVP; this is translated from the coding sequence GTGCTTTCGTTGCTGCTCGCCGCCGGGCCAGCGGTCGCCGCCGCGGAGCGCGCGCGCCCGTCCGTGCTGCTCGTCGTGCTCGACACGGTCCGCGCCGACGCGGTCTCCGCGTACGGCCACGTCGACGGCACCACGCCGGTCCTCGACGAGCTCGCCCGCACGGGCATCCGCTACCAGCGCGCCTACGCCGCCGGCAGCTGGACGGTGCCGTCGCACGCGGCGATGTTCACGGGCCTGCGGCCCAGCGTGACGGGAACGCTGCGGGCGGGGACGTCGTTCGCCGGCCGCCATCGCACGCTCGCCACTGCGGTGATGCTCGCGGGCTACGACACCGCCGGCTTCTCCGAGAACCCGTGGCTGAGCGAGGAGCTCGGCTTCCACGAGGGCTTCGCGCGCTTCGAGAATCTCGCGGCGCCGCAGCTCTGGCGCGACGGCGGCCCGCCCCCGCGCGACCTGGCGGATCGGGTCGGGACGTGGCTCAGCCGTCGCGATCCGACGCGCCCATTCTTCGTCTTCGTCAACATCATGGACGCGCACGACCCGTATCCCGTGAGCACCGACAATCCGTTCCTGGCGCCCTGGGTCTCGCTCGACGACGCCCAGCGCGCGGTCGAGGAGCACGGCGGGCTGCGCTGCGCCACCGACGGGCGCGAGGACGACATCGCCCTGCTGCGCCGGCTCTACCTGCACGGCGTGCAGCTCGCCGACCAGAAGCTGGGGCGCGTGCTCGACGTCGTGCGGCGCCAGCGTCCGGACGATGCCCTCCGCGTGATCGTCCTGTCCGACCACGGCGAGCACTTCGGCGAGCGCCGGCGCATCGTGCACGACGTCGGGCTGTCCGAGGCGCTGATCCACGTGCCGCTCGTGATCCACGGTGTGCCCGGTCCCCCGGCGGTGATCGACCAGCCGGTGCCCACCGCGGACGTGTTCGGCACCGTCGTCGCATGGACCGGCGCGTGGGCGAGCGGGCCCGGGCGTCCGCTGCCGACGCGCCCGGACGCTCCGGGTCCGGCGAGCCCGGTCGTGGCGGAGTACGAGGATCCGCTCTCGGACGTGCTGCGCCTCGAGCCGCCGGCCACCATCCTCCACGAGACGCTGGTGCGCGAGCAGCGCCTGCTCTGCCGTCCCGAGGATCGTGCGGACGGCAGCCGGCGCGCCGTCATCGCCTTCCCGTACAAGCTGATCGCCTTCGAGGGGCAGCCGCCGGAGCTGTACGACCTCGGCGCCGATCCGACCGAGCGCCACGACCTCGCCGCGACGCATCCGGAGGTCGTGCGGCGACTCTTCGGGGCGCTGCCGCCCTTCGGCACCCCGGGCCTGCCGCGCACGTCCACGCCGCCCGTCGACGCCCGTCGCAGCGAGCAGCTGCGCGCGCTCGGCTACGTCGTGCCCTGA
- a CDS encoding c-type cytochrome: MRRSILLPLAFVVATAAAAVAADGAAVYKQHCASCHGETGKADTPAGKALKAPALAGDATVAGMSDADLQAKIEGNAKHQSFVKKLSADDVSAVATYVKGLAQ; encoded by the coding sequence ATGCGTCGTTCCATCCTGCTTCCTCTGGCGTTCGTCGTCGCGACCGCCGCCGCGGCCGTCGCCGCCGACGGTGCGGCCGTCTACAAGCAGCATTGCGCCAGCTGCCACGGCGAGACCGGCAAGGCCGACACGCCGGCGGGCAAGGCGCTGAAGGCGCCGGCGCTCGCCGGCGACGCCACCGTCGCCGGCATGAGCGACGCGGACCTGCAGGCGAAGATCGAGGGCAACGCGAAGCACCAATCCTTCGTCAAGAAGCTGTCGGCCGACGACGTGAGCGCGGTCGCCACATACGTGAAGGGCCTCGCCCAGTAG
- a CDS encoding DmsE family decaheme c-type cytochrome translates to MRRALLVLVAALAACGPGTGPGMTPMKAEPVPPPDPAAFAGPEVCAACHPDWNESYLATPHAGVLDDPARPPEQRACEACHGPGQAHVDGGGGEAGNLQTFAETEPARERAAPCLRCHAADPALYHFDGSAHAAAEVACTDCHDPHGGIGRLMLKATDPIPEPLRGPSFRAREVTTALCQHCHPAVRSQFALPEHHKVPEGVMSCTDCHQPHGSTDHALLRDTGQTTCVRCHGEVEGPFVFEHIGLTLEGCGGCHEPHGSVNRHLLRFQQVAQLCYQCHAGTPASHRQPSYRDCTSCHVAIHGSNSDPRFLEP, encoded by the coding sequence GTGAGGCGCGCGCTCCTCGTCCTCGTCGCCGCGCTCGCCGCGTGCGGCCCCGGCACGGGGCCGGGCATGACGCCGATGAAGGCCGAGCCGGTGCCGCCGCCCGACCCCGCGGCGTTCGCCGGCCCCGAGGTCTGCGCCGCCTGCCATCCCGACTGGAACGAGAGCTACCTCGCGACGCCGCACGCAGGCGTCCTCGACGATCCGGCGCGGCCGCCGGAGCAGCGCGCCTGCGAGGCGTGCCACGGCCCCGGCCAGGCGCACGTCGACGGCGGGGGCGGCGAGGCGGGCAACCTGCAGACGTTCGCCGAGACGGAGCCGGCGCGTGAGCGCGCGGCGCCGTGCCTGCGCTGCCACGCCGCCGATCCCGCCCTCTACCACTTCGACGGCAGCGCCCACGCCGCCGCCGAGGTCGCCTGCACCGACTGCCACGACCCGCACGGCGGCATCGGCCGCCTGATGCTGAAGGCGACCGATCCGATCCCCGAGCCGCTGCGCGGGCCGAGCTTCCGCGCGCGCGAGGTGACGACGGCGCTCTGCCAGCACTGTCACCCCGCGGTGCGCTCGCAGTTCGCGCTGCCCGAGCACCACAAGGTGCCCGAGGGCGTGATGTCGTGCACCGACTGCCACCAGCCGCACGGCAGCACCGACCACGCGCTCCTGCGCGACACCGGCCAGACGACCTGCGTGCGCTGCCACGGCGAGGTCGAGGGACCGTTCGTCTTCGAGCACATCGGCCTGACGCTCGAGGGCTGCGGGGGCTGTCACGAGCCGCACGGCAGCGTGAACCGCCATCTGCTGCGCTTCCAGCAGGTCGCGCAGCTCTGCTACCAATGCCATGCCGGCACGCCGGCGAGCCACAGGCAGCCGAGCTATCGCGACTGCACGAGCTGCCACGTCGCCATCCACGGATCCAACAGCGATCCGCGCTTCCTGGAGCCGTGA
- a CDS encoding helix-turn-helix transcriptional regulator, giving the protein MLGRAQESQDESGHLDAGIAIARTTRASSAGWSDAHLVLVNTGAALSLWERDGRRWRSRRLARGEVSILPAPRSAVRWQGAQGLVAITATPAALRRLAVDAGRAGGLAPVRRTRDPILLGLARVFLLGEEESGDDGGYGAALGRAMALHLVRRYGAAAATPRADLDPVIRRALDYVEANLSRSLRLADLARVAVLSPYHFARRFKAALGVTPHEWVMQRRVARAAHLLEGTPGPSLAHVAVLVGFADQSHFTRQFRRHVGTTPRRFLAARVARARDAEATA; this is encoded by the coding sequence ATGCTAGGGCGAGCGCAGGAGAGCCAGGACGAGTCGGGGCATCTCGATGCCGGGATCGCGATCGCGCGGACGACGCGCGCGTCGTCCGCGGGGTGGTCCGACGCGCATCTCGTCTTGGTGAACACCGGAGCGGCGCTGTCCCTCTGGGAGCGCGACGGCCGGCGCTGGCGATCGCGTCGGCTGGCGCGCGGCGAGGTCAGCATTCTTCCGGCCCCCCGGAGCGCGGTGCGGTGGCAGGGGGCGCAGGGCCTCGTCGCCATCACGGCGACGCCGGCGGCGTTGCGGCGCCTGGCGGTCGACGCCGGACGCGCGGGCGGCCTCGCACCGGTGCGTCGCACGCGCGACCCCATCCTGCTCGGGCTCGCGCGCGTGTTCCTTCTCGGGGAGGAGGAGTCGGGCGACGACGGCGGCTACGGCGCCGCGCTCGGGCGGGCGATGGCCCTCCATCTCGTGCGCCGGTACGGCGCCGCGGCCGCGACGCCGCGCGCCGACCTCGACCCGGTGATCCGACGGGCGTTGGACTACGTCGAGGCCAACCTGTCGCGGTCGCTGCGGCTGGCCGACCTGGCGCGCGTCGCGGTCCTCTCCCCGTACCACTTCGCCCGGCGCTTCAAGGCTGCCCTCGGCGTGACGCCGCACGAATGGGTGATGCAGCGGCGCGTCGCGCGCGCGGCGCATCTGCTCGAGGGCACGCCCGGGCCGTCGCTGGCGCACGTCGCCGTGCTGGTCGGCTTCGCGGATCAGAGCCACTTCACGCGGCAGTTCCGTCGCCACGTCGGCACCACGCCGCGCCGTTTCCTCGCCGCCCGCGTCGCCCGGGCTCGGGACGCCGAGGCCACGGCGTGA